Proteins found in one Plasmodium relictum strain SGS1 genome assembly, chromosome: 13 genomic segment:
- a CDS encoding CorA-like Mg2+ transporter protein, putative: MTEEKKLNKPLLNMNDIDGDIKEYSKNEEYNSKMGVLSNFNLNHDMKKLMKRNEMKIKNDKVYIDYLKSKFKTNNNSNYENYDTIFDEEKKKASKEFFINKNIFSYIKENRGEYLKNDDFKLRIKCFNKYLKHDVHKICNGENIQYSLQTHELLKMVHQIKGENTSINSTSGLAQYRDIRQLVSNNTNTRFDISPKRNCVLLNLPYRKCIIFKDFLLYIPTFTNSPIPEVMQKEEKMCKYFIENAKVISLIKDSLPFEILILEAIFVDICEELKNEIEPVICEAEKLFEIISSNLSIYKCINKLTEMRRKIKIIDEKVQSVYKSIHGVLNNDEDIRRLEVSYFWDKPDLWEKCDPTPNNEDTEMLLEYYCHEIEEFLKIIHRTDQSLDDVLQMVELNLDDARNNVLKLELGLKIYGIIITVVGTVAAIFGMNLKNGFESDQYVFWILAFSLMLITIFCLFYVMVSFKKVNI, encoded by the coding sequence atgacTGAAGAAAAGAAATTGAATAAACCTTTACTTAATATGAATGATATAGATGGGGATATTAAAGAATAtagtaaaaatgaagaatacAATAGTAAAATGGGTGTTTTATCAAACTTTAATTTAAATCATGATATGAAAAAACTAATGAAAAGGAATGAAATGAAGATTAAGAATGATAAAGTGTATATAGACTATTTAAAATCTAaatttaaaacaaataacAATTCCAACTACGAGAATTATGATACTATAtttgatgaagaaaaaaaaaaagcatcgaaagaattttttattaataaaaatattttctcatatataaaagaaaatagagGAGAATATCTAAAAAATGATGATTTCAAACTTAGAATTAaatgttttaataaatatttaaagcaTGATGTTCATAAAATATGCAATGGTGAAAATATTCAATATTCTTTACAAACGcatgaattattaaaaatggtTCATCAAATAAAAGGAGAAAATACATCTATAAATTCTACAAGTGGATTAGCTCAATATAGAGATATAAGACAGTTGGTATCAAATAATACAAACACACGATTTGATATATCTCCTAAAAGAAATTgtgtattattaaatttaccATATAGaaaatgtataatatttaaagacTTTTTGCTATATATACCTACTTTTACAAATAGTCCAATCCCAGAAGTAATGCAAAAGGAAGAGAAAATgtgtaaatattttattgaaaatgCAAAAGTAATATCTTTAATTAAAGATTCATTGCCAtttgaaattttaattttagaaGCGATCTTTGTTGATATATgtgaagaattaaaaaatgaaattgagCCAGTAATATGCGAGgcagaaaaattatttgaaataataaGTAGTAATTTAAGTATATAcaaatgtataaataaattaacgGAAATgagaagaaaaataaaaataattgatGAAAAAGTTCAAAGTGTATATAAATCTATTCATGGAGTTCTAAATAATGATGAAGATATAAGGAGATTAGAAGTCTCGTATTTTTGGGATAAGCCAGATTTATGGGAAAAATGTGATCCTACTCCAAATAATGAAGATACAGAAATGTTATTAGAGTATTATTGCCATGAAATagaagaatttttaaaaattattcatagAACTGATCAATCATTGGATGATGTTTTACAAATGGTTGAATTAAATTTAGATGATGCGAGaaataatgttttaaaattagaattaggattaaaaatatatggtATAATAATAACTGTTGTTGGTACGGTAGCTGCTATTTTTGgaatgaatttaaaaaatggtTTTGAAAGTGATCAGTACGTTTTTTGGATACTTGCTTTTTCTTTAATGCTCATAACgatattttgtttattttatgttatggtatcttttaaaaaagttaatatttaa
- the MSH2-1 gene encoding DNA mismatch repair protein MSH2, putative, whose amino-acid sequence MENKENIEINEDQILCLFIDTKKYQKRLGVCFYNYLKYEFLLTEFIDNGYFTTLESLFIQKRPYKCFFNSTNDLVDDERLLNLFKICNIQSIPLEKKKYDVTNLKEELKLIIPHNDDVRNYDKHLELENACKCLMVLINYLKIKENRDIHNQCKINIHNMDLYMRLDKAAISALNILPSKKNMNSYNNNTCLLKFLDKCNTSIGSKKLVSWLTQPLTNIIEINKRLNIVETLIEEDDIRNSIFCNYLKRIPELDKLNHYLKEINQNNEIRVNSKYNEEMILKDIVKLYYAILDFKQIYFSLTTIQGRHKDTLDEILINPLHEILSKFSKLLDMIEMTIDLKEIEENKVYLISKSFDPELEEISNEKNALMQRIKNHKEDVEKDIFSDKYDRSYKRASREDIRLVDCNTNIFLFRVTKKDCNIVQQQKKKYITVRMNKNEYLFTTNTLKNLCKQYEHCLNIYNTLQSEIVKKTICAVSTYTPVIEKFIDVVSTLDVLTSFAVVCYNSPFPYVRPEIVENGENVIMKRSRHPLLELQHNLNNFIPNDIHMNKKRSRLVIVTGPNMGGKSTYIRQTAIICILAQIGMYVPCDYCEVPIFSQVMCRVGASDFQLKGISTFLSEMIEASAIVKNADKNSFIIVDELGRGTSTYEGLGISWSIGKYILDNIKCFCLFATHFHEISNIAYQCEGVINRHVETTIDQKQKKICFLYEIKDGASNKSYGVNVAEIAKLPKEVIRKAYEKVEELESAENKYYLKEKLNIDTSSNTNENYKNKISNYMKIKDEIHYLFSSNNKNEFMERFMSKKNYLKELAI is encoded by the coding sequence atggaaaataaggaaaacatagaaataaatgaagatcaaatattatgtttatttataGATACTAAAAAGTATCAAAAACGATTAGGtgtatgtttttataattatttaaaatatgaattcTTATTGACTGAATTTATAGATAATGGATATTTTACAACTTTGGAATCTTTGTTTATTCAAAAGAGACCATATAAgtgtttttttaatagtacTAATGATTTAGTTGATGATGAAAgacttttaaatttattcaaaATATGTAATATACAATCAATTCcattggaaaaaaaaaaatatgatgtAACAAATTTAAAAGAGGAATTAAAACTAATAATACCACATAACGATGATGTAAGAAATTATGATAAGCATTTAGAATTAGAAAATGCATGTAAATGCTTAATggttttaataaattatttaaaaattaaagaaaatagagACATACATAATCAatgtaaaattaatatacataatatGGATTTATATATGAGATTAGACAAGGCAGCTATAAGTGCATTAAATATACTTCCAAGcaagaaaaatatgaatagctataataataatacatgCTTACTTAAATTTTTAGATAAGTGCAATACTTCTATTGGATCTAAAAAATTAGTATCATGGCTAACACAACCTCTAACAAATATTattgaaattaataaaagattaaaTATTGTTGAAACTCTTATAGAAGAGGATGATATACGTAATAGTATTTTTTGTAACTATTTAAAAAGGATACCTGAATTAGATAAGTTAAATCATTATTTGAAGGAAATTAatcaaaataatgaaattcgAGTGAattcaaaatataatgaagaaatgattttaaaagatattgtaaaattatattatgcCATTTTAGAttttaaacaaatatatttttctttaacaaCTATTCAAGGAAGGCATAAAGATACATTAGATGAAATTCTTATAAATCCTTTACATGAAATTTTAAGTAAATTTTCCAAGTTATTAGATATGATCGAAATGACTAttgatttaaaagaaatagaagaaaacAAAGTATATTTAATTTCAAAAAGTTTTGATCCAGAGTTAGAGGAAAtatcaaatgaaaaaaatgcattaatgcaaagaattaaaaatcaTAAAGAGGATGTAGAAAAGGATATTTTTTCTGATAAATATGATAGAAGTTATAAGAGAGCAAGTAGAGAAGATATAAGGTTAGTGGATTGTAAtactaatatatttttatttagggTAACCAAAAAAGATTGTAATATAGTccaacaacaaaaaaaaaaatacataactGTACgtatgaataaaaatgagTATCTATTTACTActaatacattaaaaaatttatgcaaACAATACGAGCActgtttaaatatttataataccTTGCAGTCagaaatagtaaaaaaaacaatttgtGCTGTTTCTACATATACACCAGTaattgaaaaatttataGATGTAGTATCAACATTAGATGTATTAACATCTTTTGCTGTTGTTTGTTATAATTCTCCCTTTCCGTATGTTAGACCGGAAATAGTAGAAAATGGAGAAAATGTAATTATGAAAAGGTCAAGGCATCCTTTGTTAGAACTTCAGCACAATTTGAATAACTTTATACCTAATGATATTCacatgaataaaaaaagaagtagACTGGTAATAGTTACTGGGCCTAATATGGGAGGAAAGAGTACATACATTAGACAGACAGctattatatgtatattagCTCAAATAGGTATGTATGTACCTTGTGATTATTGTGAAGTTCCTATTTTTAGTCAAGTTATGTGTAGGGTAGGAGCTTCTGATTTTCAGTTAAAGGGAATTTCTACTTTTTTATCAGAAATGATAGAAGCATCGGCAATTGTTAAAAATGCggataaaaattcttttattattgttgATGAATTGGGAAGAGGAACATCAACGTATGAAGGTTTAGGAATCAGTTGGTCTATTGGCAAATATATTTTGGATAACATAAAATGCTTTTGTCTATTTGCTACTCATTTTCATGAAATATCCAATATTGCTTATCAATGCGAAGGAGTTATCAACAGACATGTAGAAACTACAATTGAtcagaaacaaaaaaaaatttgcttTTTATATGAGATTAAAGATGGGGCATCAAATAAAAGTTATGGTGTAAATGTTGCTGAAATAGCCAAATTACCAAAAGAAGTTATTCGAAAGGCATATGAAAAAGTAGAAGAACTTGAATCAgctgaaaataaatattatttgaaaGAAAAGTTAAATATTGATACTTCTTCAAAcacaaatgaaaattataaaaataaaatttctaattacatgaaaattaaagatgaaattcattatttattttcatcaaacaataaaaatgaatttatgGAACGTTTTAtgtctaaaaaaaattatctaaaaGAACTCGccatttaa